Proteins encoded within one genomic window of Candidatus Pseudothioglobus singularis PS1:
- the aroC gene encoding chorismate synthase yields MSGNSFGKLFTLTSAGESHGEALLGIVDGCPPGMKLTEEDLQGDLDLRKPGSSRHTTQRRESDAIKIVSGTFEGVTTGTPIGLLIENTDQRPRDYTNIANSFRPGHADFTYQQKYGLRDYRGGGRSSARETAIRVAAGGIAKKYLNEKYGIEIHGYLSQLGPITFDNFDWAEVHNNPFFCPDSSKVPELEKYMDNLRKSGDSIGARINIVASNMITGLGEPIFDRLDADIAHAMMSINAVKGIEIGSGFEVVNQKGSDHRDPITPEGFTSNNSGGILGGISSGQDLLVSIALKPTSSIRLPTDSIDKKGHSTEISTTGRHDPCVGIRATPIAEAMLAITLMDHALRHRAQNADVKSETPSIPASKQ; encoded by the coding sequence ATGTCAGGCAACTCATTTGGAAAATTATTTACTTTAACGTCCGCTGGTGAAAGTCATGGTGAGGCGTTATTAGGCATTGTTGATGGCTGCCCTCCTGGGATGAAGCTCACTGAAGAAGACCTTCAGGGTGATTTAGATTTAAGAAAGCCTGGAAGCTCAAGACACACAACCCAAAGGAGAGAGTCAGATGCAATCAAGATTGTTTCTGGAACTTTTGAAGGGGTGACCACTGGAACTCCTATAGGTCTTTTAATAGAAAATACTGATCAAAGGCCGAGAGATTATACCAACATTGCAAACTCTTTTAGACCTGGCCATGCTGACTTCACATACCAACAAAAATATGGGTTAAGGGATTATCGTGGTGGTGGCCGCTCTTCTGCCAGAGAGACAGCCATAAGAGTTGCTGCTGGTGGAATTGCTAAAAAGTATTTAAATGAAAAATATGGTATTGAGATTCATGGTTATCTGTCTCAATTGGGTCCAATCACTTTTGATAACTTTGACTGGGCCGAGGTGCACAATAATCCATTCTTTTGTCCAGACTCATCAAAGGTACCTGAACTCGAAAAGTATATGGACAATCTAAGGAAATCAGGAGATTCCATTGGTGCAAGAATAAATATTGTTGCCAGTAATATGATTACTGGACTCGGAGAGCCTATCTTTGACAGGTTAGATGCAGATATAGCTCATGCAATGATGAGTATTAATGCAGTCAAAGGCATAGAGATAGGATCAGGTTTTGAAGTTGTCAATCAAAAAGGTTCAGACCATAGAGATCCAATTACTCCTGAAGGCTTTACCTCTAATAACTCTGGCGGAATACTTGGTGGTATAAGTTCAGGACAAGACCTTTTGGTTTCAATTGCTTTAAAACCGACCTCTAGTATTCGTCTCCCTACTGATAGTATTGATAAAAAAGGCCACTCAACGGAAATTAGTACAACAGGTAGGCATGATCCTTGTGTTGGTATTAGAGCGACTCCTATTGCAGAAGCAATGCTTGCAATTACACTTATGGATCACGCTCTAAGGCATCGCGCTCAAAATGCTGATGTTAAATCAGAAACGCCATCCATTCCTGCATCCAAGCAGTAA
- a CDS encoding NAD(P)H-binding protein: MTTSIIAGSSGLVGNNILNQLCEKNHKVIAITRKPISSLPPNASELIIDFESFLIEGSLPACDHVFLCLGTTMKIAGNKNNFRRVDFDYSIDIAKKAFESGAKKLTLISSGGADSSSKNFYLRVKGELEDSIIDIGFESVNIFRPGFLTGSGGRKRATSEKIFMKLAKFLDLVLIGSTSKYRSINAKVLAKKMVSTLKSKPGVHYYYYEDFIKP, translated from the coding sequence ATGACTACCTCAATCATTGCGGGATCTTCTGGACTGGTTGGTAACAATATCTTAAATCAGCTTTGCGAGAAGAATCATAAGGTTATTGCAATCACTAGAAAACCTATTTCAAGTCTTCCCCCTAATGCTTCAGAGCTCATCATTGACTTTGAGTCCTTTCTAATCGAAGGATCTTTACCAGCTTGTGACCATGTGTTTCTTTGTCTTGGAACCACTATGAAGATTGCAGGAAATAAAAATAATTTTCGAAGAGTTGATTTTGACTATTCTATTGATATTGCTAAAAAAGCGTTTGAGTCAGGCGCAAAAAAATTAACACTGATTTCTTCTGGTGGAGCGGATAGTTCTTCAAAAAACTTTTATCTTAGAGTTAAAGGTGAACTCGAGGACTCTATTATTGATATTGGATTTGAGAGTGTAAACATTTTCAGACCTGGTTTTTTAACAGGATCTGGTGGAAGAAAAAGGGCTACATCTGAAAAAATATTCATGAAGCTTGCAAAATTTCTTGACCTTGTTCTTATTGGCTCTACAAGTAAGTACAGAAGCATCAATGCTAAAGTTTTAGCAAAAAAAATGGTTTCCACATTGAAAAGTAAGCCAGGAGTTCATTATTATTATTACGAAGACTTCATAAAGCCCTAA
- a CDS encoding DUF2141 domain-containing protein, whose amino-acid sequence MKLKSILLTIFLSLFLLSFFSIAKADDHLHTVSGSVTGCSSKHAVHVLVYEESGFKGMNHSQESIYNPEKGSDCNISFSMQVPSGPYALASFEDKNGNGELDFFFFIPKEPAGFYQFSGMGAPKFDKMKVDVNSDIDNIEIVLP is encoded by the coding sequence ATGAAATTAAAATCAATATTACTAACTATATTCCTATCTTTATTTCTTTTAAGTTTCTTCAGTATTGCTAAGGCCGATGATCACCTTCATACTGTTAGTGGTTCAGTGACTGGCTGCTCGTCAAAACACGCTGTTCATGTTTTAGTTTATGAAGAGTCTGGATTCAAAGGCATGAACCATAGCCAAGAGAGTATTTATAATCCTGAGAAAGGCTCAGACTGTAATATTTCTTTCAGTATGCAGGTACCATCGGGACCTTACGCCCTAGCTTCTTTTGAAGATAAGAATGGTAACGGAGAATTGGACTTCTTTTTCTTTATCCCAAAAGAGCCAGCAGGCTTTTATCAGTTTAGCGGGATGGGTGCGCCCAAGTTTGATAAGATGAAGGTTGATGTCAATTCTGACATAGATAATATTGAAATTGTTCTACCTTAA
- the serB gene encoding phosphoserine phosphatase SerB, protein MKTLIFHSLETLSAKKLALDLGGEVELRKNHYRIHTKKDFDIESYRLSSDIDLNIFDNNFDYQDIRLMVSDMDSTLITVETIDEVAKVVGLKDEISLITEAAMQGHLDFTESFKKRLSILKGTNNSIFESVYRDKVKFSPGAEELINYFKSNQIKTAVVSGGLKFFAEKIKSQLGVENFRANDVETINQTITGNIIGNVIDAKEKAKYIGELCDQYKLKENQVIAIGDGANDIEMMKIAGLSVAYHAKPILKQYCSIHINFGSLRSLIDFFEES, encoded by the coding sequence ATGAAGACGCTTATATTTCATAGCCTTGAAACTTTATCAGCAAAAAAACTTGCATTAGACCTTGGTGGTGAGGTTGAACTTAGAAAAAATCACTATAGAATTCATACTAAAAAGGATTTTGATATAGAAAGTTACAGGCTCTCTAGTGACATAGACCTTAACATTTTTGACAACAATTTTGATTATCAAGATATCAGACTCATGGTTAGCGATATGGACTCCACTTTAATTACTGTCGAGACGATCGATGAAGTTGCCAAAGTGGTTGGATTAAAGGACGAGATATCTTTAATCACTGAAGCGGCAATGCAGGGACATTTAGACTTCACAGAGTCCTTCAAAAAACGATTATCAATTCTTAAAGGCACAAATAACTCAATCTTTGAGTCAGTTTATAGAGATAAAGTTAAATTCAGCCCGGGTGCAGAGGAATTAATCAACTACTTCAAATCAAATCAAATAAAGACAGCAGTCGTTTCAGGAGGTCTTAAATTTTTTGCTGAAAAAATTAAAAGTCAGCTTGGTGTTGAAAACTTCCGCGCTAATGATGTTGAGACAATCAATCAAACAATCACTGGCAACATAATAGGAAATGTGATTGATGCTAAAGAGAAAGCCAAATATATTGGCGAGTTATGTGATCAATACAAATTAAAGGAAAACCAAGTTATTGCAATAGGAGATGGTGCCAACGACATAGAAATGATGAAAATTGCAGGGCTATCTGTTGCATATCATGCTAAACCTATACTCAAGCAGTATTGCAGTATTCATATAAACTTTGGAAGCCTTAGAAGTTTAATTGATTTTTTTGAAGAATCCTAA
- the serC gene encoding 3-phosphoserine/phosphohydroxythreonine transaminase, whose translation MTQAYNFSAGPAMLPQEVLLRIQEELIEYENSKASVMEISHRGVDFMEAAQKAEKDLRELLKIPDHYKVLFLQGGASAQFSMVPINLLRGGSKANYANTGHWSVKAIAEAKRYCDVNICTDSSGNNFTDIEDFHDWKVDEDAAYFHYTPNETIAGLEFDYIPDVSMPIAADMSSTILSREIDVSKYGVIYAGAQKNIGPSGLTIVIVRDDLIGHPVNGQPKLFDYATQANNDSMFNTPATFPWYVAGRVFEWLKEQGGLSAMQKINKAKAETLYSAIDNSDFYSNPVSIKYRSWMNIPFLLADEKLKSKFLERSKDSGLLALKGHRSVGGMRASIYNAMPQEGVDALVSFMNDFEKDFG comes from the coding sequence ATGACTCAAGCATACAATTTTAGTGCTGGACCAGCAATGCTGCCTCAAGAAGTTCTTCTGAGAATTCAAGAAGAGCTTATTGAATATGAGAATTCTAAAGCATCTGTAATGGAGATATCCCATCGAGGGGTTGATTTTATGGAGGCTGCTCAGAAGGCTGAAAAAGATTTGAGAGAGCTATTAAAAATTCCTGATCATTACAAGGTGCTTTTTCTTCAGGGCGGGGCATCAGCTCAGTTTTCGATGGTACCAATCAATTTATTAAGGGGTGGATCTAAAGCAAATTATGCAAACACTGGCCACTGGTCCGTTAAGGCAATTGCAGAGGCAAAGAGATACTGTGACGTTAATATTTGTACTGATAGTTCAGGTAACAACTTCACAGATATCGAAGATTTTCATGATTGGAAAGTTGATGAAGATGCTGCTTATTTTCATTACACGCCAAACGAAACGATTGCAGGCCTAGAGTTTGATTACATTCCCGATGTCTCCATGCCGATCGCTGCAGATATGTCTTCAACAATCTTATCTCGAGAGATTGATGTTTCAAAATACGGCGTCATATATGCAGGTGCACAAAAAAATATTGGGCCATCTGGACTTACCATTGTGATTGTCAGAGATGACTTGATAGGTCATCCCGTTAATGGACAACCAAAGCTGTTTGATTATGCCACTCAAGCCAATAATGATTCTATGTTTAATACACCTGCAACGTTTCCATGGTATGTAGCTGGAAGGGTTTTTGAATGGTTAAAAGAACAAGGTGGGCTAAGCGCAATGCAAAAAATTAATAAGGCTAAAGCGGAGACACTTTATAGTGCAATTGATAATTCAGATTTTTATTCTAACCCAGTCTCAATCAAATATCGCTCATGGATGAATATTCCTTTTTTACTGGCAGATGAGAAGTTGAAAAGTAAGTTCTTAGAGCGTTCTAAAGATTCAGGCTTGCTTGCACTTAAAGGGCATCGCAGTGTTGGCGGTATGAGGGCTAGTATTTATAATGCGATGCCTCAAGAAGGAGTGGATGCACTTGTGAGTTTTATGAATGATTTTGAAAAGGATTTTGGGTAA
- a CDS encoding phosphoglycerate dehydrogenase, with amino-acid sequence MQNIQVLNNISPLGLEKFPKDTYKISTSNDNPDAILVRSAKMHDMEIQNSLKAVGRAGAGVNNIPLQKMSDNGVVVFNTPGANANAVKELVISSMLLASRNICQGWRYVNDLPLDNLKATVEDGKKQYSGSELPGKTLGIVGLGAIGVEIANAASTLGMDVIGYDPSISKKNAWKISSDVEEALSLEELFSKSDFVSFHVPLVDATKNLLNAKRIALLPDGCVVINMSRDGIVDEDELIKALDSGSVKYYVTDFPIDEKKNHDRVIALPHLGASTSEAEENCAMMIAKQIKDYLENGNILNSVNFPDAKMPRAGSERLAITHRNIPNMVRQITKAIAEEEANIVDMLNKSRGDFAYTLIDVEEEISSSIIDNIKLVEGILKVRAL; translated from the coding sequence ATGCAAAACATACAGGTACTTAATAATATTTCACCCCTTGGTTTAGAAAAGTTTCCTAAAGATACTTATAAGATCTCAACCTCTAATGATAATCCAGATGCTATTTTAGTTCGAAGTGCAAAAATGCATGATATGGAAATTCAAAATAGCCTTAAGGCTGTTGGGAGGGCTGGTGCAGGTGTCAACAATATTCCTCTTCAAAAGATGAGTGATAATGGCGTGGTTGTATTTAATACGCCAGGTGCGAATGCCAATGCAGTTAAGGAGCTAGTTATTTCTTCAATGCTTTTGGCAAGTCGAAATATATGTCAAGGATGGAGATATGTTAATGATCTGCCACTTGATAATCTTAAGGCTACTGTTGAGGATGGAAAAAAGCAATATTCTGGATCTGAACTTCCAGGCAAAACACTTGGTATTGTTGGTCTTGGTGCTATTGGTGTTGAAATTGCGAATGCTGCAAGCACACTTGGAATGGATGTTATTGGCTACGATCCATCTATCTCAAAGAAGAACGCTTGGAAGATCTCTTCAGATGTTGAGGAGGCTCTTTCCTTAGAGGAGCTGTTTTCCAAAAGTGATTTCGTTTCGTTTCATGTACCTTTAGTTGATGCTACAAAAAACTTATTAAATGCCAAAAGAATTGCACTTCTCCCAGATGGATGCGTTGTAATCAACATGTCAAGAGATGGTATAGTTGATGAGGATGAATTAATAAAAGCTCTTGATAGTGGAAGCGTAAAGTATTATGTTACAGACTTTCCAATTGATGAGAAAAAAAATCATGACAGAGTCATTGCACTTCCTCATCTTGGAGCATCTACTTCAGAGGCAGAAGAGAATTGTGCAATGATGATAGCAAAGCAAATTAAAGACTATCTAGAAAATGGAAATATACTTAATTCAGTAAATTTTCCAGATGCAAAGATGCCTAGAGCAGGTAGTGAACGCCTTGCAATTACTCATCGAAATATTCCTAATATGGTCCGACAAATCACAAAGGCAATTGCAGAAGAAGAAGCTAATATTGTCGATATGTTAAATAAATCTAGAGGAGATTTTGCATATACCTTGATTGATGTTGAGGAAGAGATTTCTAGCTCAATAATTGACAATATAAAGCTAGTAGAAGGAATTTTAAAAGTAAGGGCGCTCTAA
- a CDS encoding SHOCT domain-containing protein — MKKILLLLFSLLLSFNSYAEVPKIISGKTVEDICKIADCDESLDIYYRQFYLSKPVNKVFVIDVLNNGKAIGGSYMGWSYPSWLLAKQDILAKCKKEFGSSNCQVLFVNNKIADIELYKKLTTISIPINAYKSGNSWKCKSGYKKSRDRCIKETVIPTNAHSSGSSWACNTGYKKVGSKCNKIYIPKNASLSGSSWKCNYGYTKIGTSCQVVPANATATSSGWKCNTGFTKDGNSCNIVEESMDYIEELKKIKELLDSGIINEEEFKKMKQKVIDNM; from the coding sequence ATGAAAAAAATACTACTACTGCTCTTCTCTCTCCTGCTCTCATTTAATTCTTATGCTGAGGTGCCTAAAATTATTAGTGGAAAGACTGTAGAAGATATTTGTAAAATTGCAGATTGTGATGAATCATTGGATATTTACTACAGGCAGTTTTATCTTTCTAAGCCAGTTAATAAAGTCTTTGTAATCGATGTTTTAAATAATGGAAAAGCTATTGGCGGAAGCTATATGGGTTGGAGTTATCCAAGTTGGCTTCTAGCAAAACAAGATATTCTGGCTAAATGTAAAAAAGAATTTGGCTCTTCAAATTGCCAAGTCCTATTTGTAAACAATAAAATTGCTGATATTGAATTGTATAAAAAACTAACTACTATATCGATACCTATAAATGCCTATAAATCTGGAAATAGCTGGAAGTGTAAATCTGGTTATAAAAAAAGTAGAGATAGATGTATAAAAGAAACTGTAATTCCCACAAATGCTCATTCTTCTGGCTCTAGTTGGGCATGTAACACTGGCTATAAAAAAGTTGGCAGTAAATGTAATAAGATATATATACCAAAAAATGCATCCTTATCTGGTTCAAGTTGGAAGTGTAACTACGGCTATACAAAAATTGGCACTAGTTGTCAAGTCGTCCCTGCGAATGCTACTGCAACTAGCTCAGGATGGAAATGCAACACTGGCTTCACAAAAGATGGCAATAGTTGTAATATAGTTGAAGAGTCGATGGATTATATTGAAGAACTTAAAAAGATAAAAGAACTTCTAGATTCAGGGATTATTAATGAGGAAGAGTTCAAAAAAATGAAGCAAAAGGTAATCGACAATATGTAA
- a CDS encoding tetratricopeptide repeat protein, with translation MKRLFLLLLLSIGFISSVYADFNDGNTAFNNGDYITAYKEWLPLAEQGHDGAQTSLGWMYEHGKGVVKNDKKAVDWYTKAAEQGHIGAQNNLGVIYFNGDTAPLDYKKAFSWFNKAAEQGYAEAQYFLGLMYAEGLGTLKSLKKAAYWTKLAYDNNDPYAEDVWNHFELWKY, from the coding sequence ATGAAAAGACTCTTTCTACTCTTATTACTCTCTATTGGCTTTATAAGTTCTGTTTATGCAGACTTTAATGATGGAAATACAGCCTTTAATAATGGAGATTATATTACCGCCTATAAAGAATGGTTACCACTTGCTGAGCAAGGACATGATGGTGCTCAAACTAGTTTAGGTTGGATGTATGAACACGGCAAAGGTGTAGTTAAGAATGATAAGAAAGCGGTAGATTGGTACACTAAAGCAGCTGAACAAGGACATATTGGTGCTCAAAATAATTTAGGTGTAATATATTTCAATGGAGATACCGCTCCCCTAGATTATAAAAAAGCTTTTAGTTGGTTTAATAAAGCTGCGGAACAAGGATATGCCGAGGCTCAGTACTTTTTAGGACTTATGTATGCCGAAGGTTTAGGTACACTAAAATCTTTAAAAAAAGCCGCATATTGGACTAAATTAGCTTATGACAACAACGACCCATATGCTGAAGATGTTTGGAATCATTTTGAACTTTGGAAGTATTAA
- a CDS encoding surface-adhesin E family protein, with protein sequence MKKLLVLLFSLLLSFNSHAEWFRVGESTAGYVAYYEIDTVKEHGGYVYYWVMLDYLIPTEDGDMSASRYLQGECEVGRVKTLSMIFYKQPMGKGESETYNPPPEWDYPAPGSLLGVTTNYVCNYLNQDG encoded by the coding sequence ATGAAAAAACTACTAGTACTGCTCTTCTCTTTATTGCTCTCATTTAATTCTCACGCTGAGTGGTTTAGGGTTGGAGAAAGCACTGCAGGGTATGTCGCTTATTATGAAATAGATACAGTTAAGGAACATGGTGGTTATGTTTATTACTGGGTAATGCTTGACTATCTTATACCTACAGAAGATGGTGACATGAGTGCATCAAGATATTTGCAAGGGGAATGTGAAGTAGGTAGAGTAAAAACTTTATCTATGATTTTTTATAAACAACCTATGGGTAAGGGAGAGAGCGAAACATATAATCCGCCGCCTGAGTGGGATTATCCTGCTCCTGGGTCTCTTCTTGGAGTCACCACAAATTATGTATGTAATTATCTGAATCAAGATGGGTGA
- a CDS encoding helix-turn-helix transcriptional regulator has translation MKILKLNEVAELLNVCKSQVYNLVKQGYLPKPIKIGKRGSGWLQSDIDSWFKSKIEEREMEVNHG, from the coding sequence ATGAAAATATTAAAGTTAAATGAAGTCGCTGAACTTCTCAATGTATGTAAGTCGCAAGTCTACAATTTAGTCAAGCAAGGTTACCTACCTAAACCTATCAAAATAGGCAAGCGTGGTTCTGGTTGGTTACAGTCAGATATCGATTCTTGGTTCAAATCCAAGATTGAAGAAAGAGAGATGGAGGTTAATCATGGCTAG
- a CDS encoding YagK/YfjJ domain-containing protein codes for MLTKSRMKEHNYCFYNYKEEELFINSSETKGVYPNIIEKIVEQLDTCLAIHKRVLVVRFDLSLNEYSGDNHAISTFINRQKQRMFKTYGVKNIGHAWKRERETSKAQHYHVALFIDGNKIQYPSKLLRQIKAKWFKHGRCWIPDDCFYYLDKSKSNFKQTRGEAIYRLSYLGKTRGTGYKDIQAKNYSVSRLSR; via the coding sequence ATGCTAACTAAAAGCAGAATGAAGGAGCATAATTACTGCTTCTACAACTACAAGGAGGAGGAGCTATTTATTAACTCATCGGAAACCAAAGGCGTTTACCCAAACATTATTGAAAAGATAGTTGAACAGTTAGATACTTGTCTAGCGATTCACAAAAGAGTCTTGGTGGTAAGGTTTGATTTAAGTCTGAATGAATACTCTGGCGATAATCATGCTATCTCAACCTTTATCAATCGTCAAAAGCAAAGGATGTTTAAAACATATGGCGTTAAAAACATTGGTCATGCTTGGAAGAGAGAACGAGAAACATCTAAAGCACAACATTACCATGTAGCTTTATTTATTGATGGGAATAAGATTCAATACCCTTCAAAATTACTAAGACAAATCAAAGCTAAATGGTTTAAGCATGGGCGTTGTTGGATTCCAGATGATTGTTTCTACTATCTTGATAAAAGTAAAAGTAACTTTAAACAAACGAGAGGTGAAGCAATTTATAGATTGTCTTATCTTGGCAAAACTAGAGGCACAGGTTACAAGGATATTCAAGCTAAGAACTATTCTGTCAGTAGATTATCTAGGTAA
- a CDS encoding tyrosine-type recombinase/integrase, translating to MLLTTKAIENAKKRDKQYFLIDGEGLRLAINPTGSKVFQHRIRWKLNGKWKEVVRTLGSFPGHSLKEARDWRDRNNDFKAKGTLPPKKYDAINQVNDDVITFKEVYEMWLNKQRNGWKESHAIGVQQKAEKYLLPPLSNLPIDSIETKMLIDLLLIIDEEGKFETREKVQSIVTRIISHAVGLQLTRTNPAREISSDIFTKRKDQQNFSHVSSPKDIKLVLTMLKQVVGSTQVITALNLAPHVFLRPGELVGLRWSEIDWDDELIRIPAERMKIDNKPHIVPMSKHVIKVLTKLKDSNIDSTLCFPSPLKNGRPISTNSILKAMRQVGVDKDLTTVHGFRHMAVTSLNEKGYNADAIELQVAHQIRGVRGVYNHAKYLEERKPMMEDWSNYLDNLLTE from the coding sequence ATGTTACTAACCACTAAAGCAATCGAGAATGCCAAGAAACGGGATAAGCAATACTTCCTTATAGATGGTGAAGGTTTGCGCCTAGCCATTAACCCAACTGGCTCCAAGGTATTCCAACACAGGATTAGATGGAAATTAAATGGCAAATGGAAAGAAGTAGTTAGAACTCTTGGCTCATTTCCTGGTCACTCTCTAAAAGAAGCCAGAGATTGGAGGGATAGAAATAATGATTTCAAGGCTAAAGGTACCCTTCCTCCAAAGAAATACGATGCTATTAACCAAGTTAATGATGATGTCATTACCTTCAAAGAGGTATATGAGATGTGGCTTAATAAGCAGAGGAATGGCTGGAAAGAATCTCATGCCATAGGTGTTCAGCAAAAAGCTGAAAAATATCTATTGCCTCCTCTTTCTAATCTACCTATTGACTCTATTGAAACCAAAATGCTTATAGATTTGTTGTTAATAATAGATGAGGAAGGTAAATTTGAAACAAGGGAGAAGGTTCAAAGCATAGTCACAAGAATAATAAGCCATGCAGTTGGTCTTCAACTTACTAGAACAAACCCTGCTAGAGAAATATCATCAGATATCTTTACAAAGAGAAAAGACCAACAGAACTTCAGTCATGTTTCTAGTCCGAAAGACATAAAACTTGTATTGACTATGCTCAAACAAGTGGTTGGCTCAACTCAAGTAATAACTGCACTAAATTTAGCACCTCATGTTTTTCTTAGACCTGGAGAATTAGTTGGGCTAAGATGGTCAGAAATCGATTGGGATGATGAATTGATAAGAATACCTGCTGAAAGAATGAAGATTGATAACAAGCCTCATATTGTGCCAATGAGCAAACATGTTATAAAAGTATTAACTAAGCTAAAAGATTCAAATATCGATTCCACACTATGCTTTCCATCACCATTAAAAAATGGTCGACCAATAAGCACCAACTCCATCCTCAAAGCTATGAGACAAGTTGGAGTTGATAAAGATTTAACTACTGTGCATGGATTCAGGCATATGGCGGTTACCAGCCTTAATGAAAAAGGTTATAACGCAGATGCTATTGAGTTACAGGTAGCTCATCAAATTAGAGGTGTCAGAGGTGTTTACAACCATGCAAAGTATTTAGAAGAAAGAAAACCAATGATGGAAGATTGGAGCAATTACCTAGATAATCTACTGACAGAATAG
- a CDS encoding DsbA family protein encodes MKFAKNTLYYIHDPMCSWCWAFKPTWQKILTNLPQNLIVEYLLGGLAPDNDIPMSLETRKLVMDNWRRVQDTVPTTEFNYDFWRLNTPKRSTYISCRAVISARIQNPKFERAMIEEIQYAYYLKAQNPSEEMVLFDLADNVGLNVQAFKKDLNSPRVNNYLKKEIEFSMTMPINGFPSLVLSKNDTLTQIRINYINANFNINQIIA; translated from the coding sequence TTGAAATTCGCTAAAAACACTCTTTATTATATTCATGACCCAATGTGTTCATGGTGTTGGGCTTTTAAACCGACATGGCAAAAAATTTTAACTAACCTGCCACAAAATTTAATTGTTGAGTATTTACTAGGTGGTTTAGCTCCAGATAATGATATCCCAATGTCTTTAGAGACACGAAAACTTGTAATGGATAATTGGAGAAGAGTTCAAGATACAGTGCCTACAACAGAATTTAATTATGATTTTTGGCGCTTGAATACACCAAAAAGATCTACCTACATTTCATGCAGAGCAGTTATAAGTGCACGAATACAAAATCCTAAATTTGAAAGAGCTATGATTGAAGAAATTCAATATGCCTATTATTTAAAGGCTCAGAATCCATCAGAAGAGATGGTTTTATTTGACCTTGCAGATAATGTTGGTCTCAATGTTCAAGCATTCAAAAAAGACCTTAATTCTCCAAGAGTAAATAATTACTTAAAAAAAGAAATTGAGTTTTCAATGACGATGCCAATAAATGGATTCCCATCATTGGTACTATCAAAAAATGACACTCTCACTCAAATTAGAATTAACTACATAAATGCTAATTTTAATATTAATCAAATTATTGCTTGA
- a CDS encoding SGNH/GDSL hydrolase family protein, which yields MAIPILIVIIAAATLVVAVFFYVSRIISLPPQGRAIDYLKNKSEKNQRIVACIGDSLTHGNIGVSWVDKLRKEFPLDIFLNEGINGDVVWQVHQRLEPILKSNPDVIILMIGSNDAMASFNSNSGKRYKRNNNLLDIPSFQSYQKLFLELLDKLISVDKVFLCTLPPIGEIKDSQVNQHVNKFNDFIRKTAQERYLSILPVSESLWSDLALREFSCINDYNPNSIPLMRRIYGGVMHHYIFKQPWDKIARSKRQWLLFDQIHLGERAANIVFKVIKNAISKK from the coding sequence ATGGCTATTCCTATCCTAATAGTCATCATAGCTGCTGCAACTCTTGTTGTGGCAGTTTTTTTTTATGTCTCTAGAATTATTTCCTTGCCTCCCCAAGGAAGAGCTATTGACTATTTAAAAAATAAATCAGAAAAAAATCAAAGAATTGTTGCATGCATTGGTGATTCATTAACTCACGGAAATATAGGGGTTAGCTGGGTTGATAAATTAAGAAAAGAATTTCCCTTAGACATATTTTTAAATGAAGGAATTAATGGTGATGTTGTTTGGCAGGTGCACCAAAGACTTGAGCCAATATTAAAGAGCAATCCAGATGTTATCATTTTGATGATTGGAAGTAACGATGCTATGGCCTCTTTTAATTCTAATTCTGGAAAGCGTTATAAAAGAAATAATAACCTTCTAGATATTCCTTCATTTCAGAGTTATCAAAAACTATTCCTGGAACTTCTGGATAAACTCATTAGTGTCGATAAAGTTTTTTTGTGCACTCTTCCTCCTATAGGAGAAATAAAAGACTCGCAAGTTAACCAGCATGTTAATAAGTTTAATGACTTTATTAGAAAAACTGCTCAAGAGAGATATTTATCTATATTGCCAGTCTCTGAAAGTCTTTGGAGTGATTTAGCCCTTAGAGAGTTTTCATGCATCAATGACTATAATCCAAATTCAATTCCATTGATGAGAAGAATCTATGGGGGTGTAATGCATCATTATATTTTTAAACAGCCTTGGGATAAGATTGCAAGATCAAAGAGACAGTGGTTACTTTTTGACCAAATTCATTTGGGCGAGCGTGCTGCAAATATTGTATTTAAGGTTATTAAAAATGCAATCTCAAAGAAATAA